CCTACATAATTTAACTCCTAAAGAGCATGAATGTGGAAGTTAAGAATTCTAGATGAGTATGTAACtggcattttaaagaaaaacgtgtatatatatatgtgtttaTATAGGTAGGTATATGTGTGAATATGTTTGTGTTTacctaaaacaaaaaaaaaagaagtgaaaaatagCAAACAGCTAAAAGTCCCTGTCTCTGTTTCAAGGTCTATGTCTGGGGGTACAATGGGAATGGCCAactggggctgggcagcagcagcaaccagCCCACGCCGTGCCGGATCGCAGCCCTGCAGGGCGTTCGTGTGCAGCGGGTACgtctgtgctgctcctcctcaaACCCTCCAGGAACCTCTGCAAGAGTCCTATAGGCAGCATTTGCTGCCTTTGAAGGAGATAGCCCTTTGTTTAAAGTGGCATCAGAATAAAACACATGTGTCCTAAAGTGGAACTCTCCCAACAGAGGAGAAACTGTCACCCTGTGGAGTTCGGTGGAAATTTTAccattgacttcagtgaggTCAGGATTTTATTTAGAGGGCTAGACCATtaaaaaggtttgttttgttttcttctttttttctgtgaaagttaatttaaaaatattgctgttatTTTAGTAAATAACAGAGTCTTTCGAAGATATTCCATTTTTCATTAACATCtacctttttttctggaaaaatgcTGCAGTTCAGCATTTTGTCTGTCTTGTGGACTGAATTTTGTTTTAGAACTGCACTCCAGCCACAGTGGCTTACTGGTGTTTGGAGTCTGAATAAATTGCCTCCACTGCGTTTGGCTAACATTTGGTATGATTCCACAGTTAGTCTTGCCCTTTGGAGGTTATTGCACTTTACCAAATAGCAGGGCTGCCACCAGTGTAACTAGCAAACTGATAACTTCTTTTGGCtaataagaaatatttacagtgaCTGCAGACTGATACTGCAAGTTTTTTTTATTGATTCATGTGAAATAGAGGATACTGACAGGAAAATGATACAAACTGTTAGAAGACATCGATTTTGTAACTAGTGAGAATTTGCAAGAGCATTTTGAACTTTGGATCctatttattgcatttattcAGGAAAGCtatggattttttaaatcttttaaaagaaactcATTTAATGACATCATTTTATATTCAGTGCCTGGAATGTAGACAGTAGCTTTGCTGGTAGCAACTACTGTTGGATAGTAACTTAATAAAGTGAGTATTATGTTCCCTTCtatttattcttctgtttaGAGGGTGAATGCACCAGCAACTTTGGCTTAGATTCTATTTCCATCCACTTCATTTACTTGATATTGATTAATACCATGTTGTAGATCTCCATTCAGTAAATAACTTATGGTTTATTTCACTTAAGTTCATCACATGCTTCATGGATGTCAGTGGAGTATATGTGTTTGTGGTGTATCTTTGCAGATCATGTAAAGATAGGTGAGCTAGTTATGAGCAATGTAAATTGTTTTTGGTAGATGTCTATTTCTACCAAATTACACAAACCCCTGCAGAGCAAGACTGCTGCTGTTAGTGTTGCCACTGTGTATCTGTCTGTATGTGGGGCATGTGCTGCATATGTGAAGTGGATTTTTTGAACAATCTGATGTGaggaggcagctcagcaggaccAAGGGGGTTTCCATGAGAAGTTGTGAGTTGATACAGttgtgtgctgccatcaaaaTGGAGAGTTTTGtctcttccctctctttcctgGCTGTTTGCTCTTGTTGCTTATCTTGTGTGGTTCTTGGACTGTACTGTGAGAGTTTTCTTCCAGTGATGTAAGTTTAGGGAATgacagaatggcctgggttgaaagggaccctaaaaaccatccagttccatcccctgccatgggcagggacacgttCCACTAGATGGGGTTCCTCAGAGCCCCAacaaacctggccttgaacacttccagggatggggtctTACCTCAGCAGAGGATCCTCTGAGCACaagagctggcacagggaggggacagttTTGTGTGGCTGTCTCTCAGGGATGAGATCAGACAGGGAGACCTTAGCTGTTTTTCCAGTGCTGAAGCTATTCATATTGGAGCAGTTGTCCATGGAGCAAGGTCAATGCAAGACAGATAATCTTCACTTTTCTGCATATTGTTCAAATTTGTCATATagatttccttctttctcagtttctagctattcttttttctctgctcttgaAATTATCTGTCAGAGTTTCTCATTGGTAAATGTTTTTCCTCAAAATCAGCTCATCTACCTTCCTTCCATTTTTAATAAACTtacctgtatttttaatttttacatgaGTATAGAATCAATGGCAGTAACCTATAGCATAAGCATCTATCTGTATTAACTTACTATTACATAaattgagatttattttttttattattccttacAGGTTGCCTGTGGCTATGCACATACGTTAGTGCTAACAGATGAAGGTCAGATATATGCCTGGGGAGCCAATTCATATGGCCAGTTAGGTACTGGGAATAAAAGTAACCAGTCTTACCCTACAACAGTTATTGTGGATGAGGACAGGTAATACTTACAGTCTTGCAATCAGACATTGGTTGACATACTCACAGAAGAACTACATAAAATCATggtatttttaatctgtttttttgggggagaagGAGCCTATAATTTTTGCAATGGTTCATCTGCTAAATGTGAACAgaattttcactgaaagtgCTTGAATCTGTCCCATAACCATCACTGTGAAAGAGAAACTGAACATTCTGAGCCTGAATATGCtattttctgcttcagctcACACTGTACTTTACAGGCCTTAATTGCAGTTTCCCTCCAATAGTATAGTTTCATTGCTTGAAATCAACAATAAAGACTTTATTGTCTGTGaatataaattgtattttaatatgCTACTTTTGACAAGAAGTGTACTCAGAAAAACTGAAGGGCGGACATCGGCAATTTGTGTTATATCTGCTATTAAATCTGGCTCATAATccaggagagaaagggaggagTTCTTTCTTGGTATTGTTGcctaaaaataaagctttgatttttgcaagttaaatattttcctctaGGTCCTTGAGAGACACTGGGGCAgttgtttctgttgctgttgTAAAGCCATGTATGTACATGATCGGAAATCTTGATTTTGGGCTCCTGTTGTGAATAAGAAGGAAAGTGAGATGTCCCCCTTAACCCTGTGTCTGAGTACATCATTGTGAGGAAGTGTAATCTCTGCTGTGGTGATGAGACATGGCCTGATCTTGAACATTGCTATTTCTATGTGTTTACTTGTGGTTTTGCTTCAAatgttactgattttttttccagacacttttaaaatgttacaatAAGAATTTAATACAAGTTTTAATTTGCATGATGCCTTTGGCTTTTGTTGGTCAGAATATGAATTCTTGGTGTCAGTGAAAATATTGCCTCACTAAAGCCTGCAAGATTTATGCATACAGCTTTAAACAAATTCTTTCCCTGCCATTATCCCCAGGCAGCTGAGAACACAAGTAAACAAGCAGTAGTTCAGACTGTAAAACAGTGGATTGTGTAATGCTGTACACAGTGGGAGTTCTGAAGTCCTAATCAGTCTTGGGATTAGAGACATAGCCTAGCTAAAGGACACTTAGAAACAGCTTTAAGTCCTGTTTGGTTCTAAATTTtagttttcaaaatgaaagtcCTTTAAACATAAGTAATAACAATTATATGAGTAAGAAGAAGTATGTTTAACTTGTTGGTTATAACTGTTACAaataagcaaacagaaaaaaagactttcaTTGTCTTTCAATTATAAgccaaaatgcaattttaattttttttaaatgcctccttatttccttcttcatcGCTTCCAAGTATTTGTTCTCTACATCTTAATACAGCTACTCACCTGACTGCCCAACACTACCAAGGGCTGGTGGTGACTTGGAACTCATCATAGCTTTGCTTGAGAGAGCTGAGAGGTCAGCAGAGCACATGCTGCAGCAGAtacagggctctgctgcagctctggctgctctctCCCAAGAtgcttttccaaagagaaaCCTGGAGTGCACGCTGTTTGCAgaagcactgccagcccttTTACTTTTGCTATGTATGACCAGAAAGCATTCTTGCTTACATGCATGCTTAAAAGTATGTCTTGCACTAGAGAAAGACAGGAGGCAGTGAGCTTATTCACTGCATTCTGCTCTTAAAAGTGacttgcttttctccttttgtttgctCGTAAATTCAGGGTTGTGGAGATCGCCGCCTGCCACTCTGCGCACACGTCGGCGGCCAAGACGCAGAGTGGCCAGGTGTACATGTGGGGCCAGTGCCGGGGGCAGTCCGTCACCTTCCCCCACCTCACCCACTTTGCCTGCACGGACGATGTGTTCGCCTGCTTCGCCACCCCTGCTGTCATGTGGCGCCTGCTCTCCGTAGGTGAGCTTCAGTGGTTTTTATTCTGACACCTTCTAAGTGGAACTGTTAGCTCATAAAACAGTTGCCTGTATTTGAAGCCTAAACATAGTTCCTCACAAAAATTTACACTGGGAAGTGTAGTCATAATGACATGCTATGCATGTGTAAGTGGTAATATggaatggtaaaaaaaaaaaattgctaaagCCTGAGGGCAGGGCTAAATAATTGTCTGTTTTATTGATGTGACTCATTTCTATGGAGAAGTGCCTTaggtttggggaggggtttTTTGTGTAACTTCTGTATGTGACTGTCCAGTGGCTCTGGGTGGAAAATCTGAGTTTGAATTTGGAGATTTGAGTTGAGGAGCTCTGAAGCTTTCTTTCATGCCCTTAAGTAGACTACTAAGAATTGAGTTATCCAAATTCCCATGTTCTGAATTGGCCACAAGGACTCAGTCTCATCACAAGTGATTGTGACCTGTCTTCTGAAGAGACGAGTTGCTGGATCTCAGATGTTTGATTAGCATTAAGATCTGTCTTGCTGGCCTTGACTAGAAAGAGTTAACTATACAGCATTGGCTACCAGAGAGCTCATTCTTTAGCCACAATTTAATCCCATAATGGTTTCTAATGAAGTTGCTGGAGTgttgttggattttttgtttggtttcttgggtttttttaaatttttgtagtggggttttttttgtgtgtttgttttgacttgttgtgggttttggggttttgtttgttgttgttcttggcgggggggggtgtgtgtatttgtttgtgttgttttttgggaggtttgggattttttgacCTCGACTTCTGGGTCCCTTTGGAAATAGAGCTACAACACTGTAGCAGTGTTGTACCAAAGCACAAGGTGAAGCCTTACAGGAGGAAAAGGTTACTTtacttttaaacaaaacaaatttcaggTGCACTTTCAAAGCTACTTATTCATATGTGCCAAATAGTCTCTCCAGCATCCTGGCCCTATTCAGGAGGTCTGAGCAGGGTTCCTTGTGATGACACAGGAAGATGAATGCTGGCTGTCAGACCCTTGTCATGTCTCCTGAGTTGTTCTTAGTTAGGTGACTCTGTGCTGGTGTCAGTTGTGCCTTTTTACACACTCCAGGAGCTGAGGGTGCCTGGCCTCTTcatcctgtccctccctggcaAGCTCTCAGGACTGACTCACTGCTGTTTGTCATCTGATGTTTGCGTGGTGAGAATCCTCaggcagctgtgtcctgggatCTTGCATCTGCTGACCTATATGCCATGGACATCTGCCATGCTTACAGTCCTTCTCTGCCCTTTTTATTCTGGTGCTTCCACAGCCAGGCATTCTCATTCTCTCCATGTTTGTGGCAGTTCTAACATTTCTTAGTACTGGCTGCTAAGGAGTTTTCTTGGCTTTGTGCCTTGTCAGTGGGAACAGCCTCTTAACTTCCTTCCTCAGGTTCCCCTTTCACTGCTGTAACAAATAGAAGCATCTGGTTTCCCTCTAAGAGTTTCAAAGCTGAATCCCACTATGTTCAGTTTTCCTCTGATGGCTCTAGAAGTCAACTAGTGATGTGTCTTGATGGACATCTGGGTTGCCAGTTAACTTTGAAGAAGAGTTTCACCTTTGCATTAGTTGCTAAAATCCTTACTTGTTTAACTAGCAGAGGTCTGAATAAATAAACCACACATTGTACAAAATAAGAACTAACAAGTATTTTACAGTATCattgtttcagaaatatttttttttatcatcacTGTATTGGATTTCTTTCCCCCATCCATTTTACCTGTACCTACCCAAATTCTGTATACCTGACATTCTCTAAATGAAGTGCAAAATGACTGTGCTAAACAAAGTGTAACAGTATCAAAGTGTATGTGTGTGTTAAGCTTTTTTAGAGCTTGTGGAGATGGTCTTTCCATTTCCAGCAGAATACTATTCTAATTTCTAGCTTGATAGGTTACAGGACCTAGCATTTATGTGATTTTCTGTAGAGAACAGCTAATTACTTACCCACAAGATCTGTGTAAACCCCTGATGGGTATTTATATGATAAGAAGACAAAATGTTGTCACAGTTAAGAATGAGATTTGGGGGTAGAGTGGgttgttgatttttttagtAGTATTAAAGGAGACAGTTCTCTGAGACTTTGTGATGGAGATTTGGATGAGTTCAGGAGGTAAAAATTCTGTATGCAGATAATGGGTGACTTTTCAAAGCTGTTTAGTAACTTTATAATGCAAATATCATGTGCACTGTGGGATATACAGACATCTGACACAAACATGAATATGCAGACCTTGACACACTGTGCTTCTAACACCATTAAGTCCAAGGAAAGCTGTTCTTTTAGAATAAACCTGAAAGTGTTGGTATTTACTTTTAGGGACATTGCTCTGGGCAGTTTCACTGCCAACCAATATGTTGTTTCTGTAATAGATTCATTTTTGCTGTAATATAATGTCTCCTTATggaagcatttcagaaaattttattatgattttttaaatgagctTTTGAGATTCTTATAATAACTAACAGTTTTAATGTGATATAATTTACTCACTAATGGTTGATAGCATTTTCTATCATATGGAGCAGTAAACTTCTGAgacttaactttttttttctggccttcTATAGGTGAGTTAGAGGAGTGGAATTCACAGGTTTTTTAATAGGGATATTTGCTTGCAGCAGGAAACTAGAAAGGACTAAAGAAAGCTGTCCTTTCTTGGCTTTTCTGGCCCAGACAGAGCACatgggctgctggaggagatgTATTTATTAAGAGTGTTAATTGCTGACAGATACCCAGAATGTTGTAGTGGGAAATATTTGTATTGCTTATTACTTTGTATAAAGTCCCCTATTTATTCTAGAGCCTGATGACCATCTAACAGTAGCCCAGTCACTAGAGAAGGAATTTGACAACCCTGAAACTGCAGACCTGAAGTTCCTAGTGGATGGAAAACACATTCATGTTCATAAAGTTCTTCTTAAAATTAGGTAAGAAACAAACAGTATAAATTGTATAAACTAAACTGTGTAGTGTAGTCCACTGTGCTGAGTCATCACTGCAAAAAATTTCTTGACTTATTCTTacaaattcccttttccccgAGTCAGGGACTCATCTGCTGTTCTTCCCTGTTACTCTCTTTGTAATTATCAAACATGTTGCTCTACTACCTGCCTTTCCATCGCTGCCCTCCATCTGACATTTATCCTCCTTTGTGCTCCTAAATGGCCTTGTCCTTGATTTCCAATAGCCTTTTTCTGCCCACTTCCTTCTGCTGTCTTCTCAGTAGTAAGaatcacttttttcctcctttatatGCTTGACTTCCTCCACCAGAATTATTTGAGGAGGTTGTGTTTATTCTTGGCACTCCTTCCACAGGACCCTTCAGTTGTTCCAGCAACTGAAGGTGCTAACTGTAGGTGCTAACCAGATGATCTTTTTCCCCTTGTATGACAGATTTCCTGTTCTACATGTTTTAAACATTCTTATCAGCGAGTTTGActtttaaggtgttttttttttctgtttttacaacTTTTTTGCAAGTTAAGACCACTTTATGGTGAGGTTTTACGTAAGCAGATCTACAGAATGAtcttattattattaacatGCAGAGAGATTAATTTGTTACTGCTAATGTGGTTTCTCCTGTGATATTCTAGAGATGCTGCTTAAGATCACTTCTGCCTTGCTAACTGCTTCTGCTTCATCCTCCTCATTGttatcatatttttttctctttgctattttttttctcaaaatgctTGGCTATCTCACTCAGTTTATCACCACTTTGATCTTCCTACTTTTGCTCCTGAGTACTGTTAGTGATTTCTTGTATATTActgtataaaattaaaattccctGTTGAGTCTTGCCTGTCCTTGttttgttggggcttttttctgctctcctctTACTGCTGTGATTACCTGTATtacttttctcttccctttacTGGTTTCATTGCTTGTACATTACACTCATGCCTATAGTCCACCCTCTTCATTTGGAATGCCATGTGTTCTCCATCAGATACTGCATCAAATCTTGTGTATGCCCAAAATGTTCCTGAAGTTCATTTTCCTGATAATCAGACTATATGTAGCTTTcgcttatttcctttttcttgctcTACTTTCCTCACATTACATGGCATTCTGTGAAGGAAATACATCTAATTCTAAAATGGATTTACATATATGGTGTTACCAAAATACTGTGAAGGAATAATAAAGCATCAGGCACAGActgtaaaattaatattttctttaatctcaTGCTGCAACTGGatcaaagtatttaaaaatgtgttttgcaaCATTTGGCTTGGAGCATTATCATGAAAGCAGTGCTGGTAAAagttcctaatttttttttgttttgtcatttctTTACTGCTCATGAGGACTTCTTTCCATCTTGTTTCATTCCTGTTCTTGAACTGGATCCCATTGTTGGTGGTTACAGGCTGGCAGTGGTGGAGGAATGTCAGGGAACACCCGGCTCTGTGAGAGCAGCCCAAGGCCAGCgctgcctgcaggagcagagacGTCCCAGTGCGCGGGTGGGATTTACCAGCTCTGCATTcagccagccagagctgggggtCTGGGCTGTGTCTGCTCAGGGATACTGCCAGGGAGAGAGACACTCCAAAGGAGGAGTCACTCCAAGATACTTTGCAGACTGGAGGATATGTGCTaaccaatttttattttcatttacttattAATTTTTCAGGGATCAGTGTGTGTGCCGCCTTCTCTCTGACTTTTGTGCGGTGCCATTGGAGCACAGACCATTCCCAAGGTCTGATCCATGCTGGATGGATAGCATGGTCACCACTACTTAACATGGGGCTCTGGGAAGCAAAACAATGAGGTTTTGTCTGCTTCTCCCAATGCCAGAATGTGGTAAAACATGTAGCAGAAGCTAGATAATGACTTTATATCTTTATGAATTTGACAAGAGGTTTCAttcttttattaaaatcccCCAAATACTAAGATAAAATTCTTTCATTAACAAGTAAAATGTGAAGAATTTAAGTCGTTagttaaataattatttttcatttggatttAAGTGATACTGTGTTTAAGTTGTAGTTTTGTCTCAAAGACATTAAAAGGAAGCCATCTTACTTTTTACAGGAAAGTTGGagtaaaagaagagaaaattcagaTGTGGGAGAGTTACAAATTAGTGTAGTACAAAGAAGTATGATTAAACTGTGGCTGTAGGAAAAGTTATTAGAAGTGGAGATGTTCATTTTTATCaacaaaaattttgaaaacaatgcTCATGTTAGGATGCTTTTTAGGGAACAGTAAGTTACAGTGCATTGTAAATTACTGTGAACTGGAAGTTGCAGATTACAGCTACCAAAGGCAGTGCTTTGTCCTTGTTTGTATCTGTCACAAAAGTATTCAGACTTGTAAGGAAAAGATGATGAAAGATCTGAGTGAGTGTGTCTTcattttcaataatttaatCCTTGAATGTAGTGATGAATGCTAAATTGTGTGTGGACTCAGACACTGGAATAAATGATATCTGAAATTATTAATGAATTCCCTCTTCATTAGGAAATGCTGGGGAAATCAGGGTCAAATCTCATAAATGTCTAAGTTGATTGTAAACTTTGTGCTACAAGACAGGTAGTAAAATCGATTGTTAATGTataatgtatttaagaaaatgGCATCAAAACCAGATGGATAATCCTTGTAGATATTGTAAGTAAAAATGGAGCCTGCCATAAAATATTAACAACAGgaataaaattctgaattatATATATCAGGCTTATGAGGCTTAAAGAAATGAACATGTTCAAAGCAAGAAATCATGTAGCTAGAGGTTCTGCTTTTGTATTTAGTTTGTagaactgactttttttttttaccaactTCTTGCTGCAGCTCATCTTTCAAGCTTAACTCTTTGCAGTGTACAATCTTTGTTCATGTTTTGTAGGTGTGAACATTTTCGCTCCATACTCAATAATGATGATGAAATTATAGAAATGAGTGAATTTTCTTATCCTGTTTACCGAGCCTTCCTGGAATATCTGTATACAGACAACATTAGGCTCCCTCCTGAAGATGCAATAGGTATTTGCCATAAATGGAAATTACTCCAGATTGTTGTTTTTGAAAAGTTCAATCAATGTGTCATTACAGAGTAAGGAAAGCAGGGCTTGTTGGTTTTAGTTTCATTAGCACTTTAATCCTGAGTTTGGCAGGTGTCAGGAAGAAAGGATGCTGTAGCAGGAAACATGCCCAAGGAGAATGAGTGGTGGGCATGCAATGAGATCAAAGGTGAAAAGTTTTCAGAAAGAACTCATTGCTGCTCTTATTAAGAACTTCCTTTTATTTAGGGAGGCACTAATGCCATCCTGAAAGTTTACTTGTTTGAGTAGCTGTAGCAGTTTTTGATCTTGAATGAAAAGGAAGCTCTTCCCTGCATGAATTTAAGAGGCTGTAAGTCAGTGATTGATGTCCAGAATGAGAACAAGAGAACAAGACttgcataataataataaaatggttcCTTTTTTGATAGATCTGTAGGGGATCTTAAAAAATGCACACATCATCTATGGAAAAAAAGCCAGAGCAAGTCTTTGATTAATTCAGCCTAAAACAAAAGCGTGATTGATTAATTTGAAAAGACGTGAATATATTTTCCACCAGAATAGTTAAAACTGTATAAATTTTCACAGGGCTGCTAGATTTGGCAACGCTGTATAgagaaaacagactgaaaaagcTTTGCCAGCAAACGATCAAACAAGGCATTTCTGAAGAGAATGCCATTGCTCTCCTTTCTGCCACTGTCAAGTACGAAGCTCAGGTAAGAATTTCTCTTCAGGTAGGCAGTTGTTTTCTGAGAAATGAAGCTGCCTAATGTAAACATGACTGTATTTAACTGATGAGGCATGATTACTGTGTGTGGACTCAGTTaacaagtgttttttttccccgttttaagttgttaaataaaaattttaaaacgCCCAGTTTAGTGTTTTCTTCCTGCCCTTTTGGCTTGTGCTTGTCAGGGTTCTTAATCTGCTTCTTTCCTTGTCATGTGGCATTGCAGGGCATGGCATGCAGATTTCTCACTGCCATTTACATCTCTGCCTTTGGATTTTGCCCTTTCACTTCCTCAGTTCTCCACCTGGTAATTTTGTCTGCTGGTGTCTGGTACAATCATTCTGGTGCTGATTTTACAGGTAGTGGGAGCAGTTTCCTGTGTAAAGTCCCTGCATATTTAcacttttatttagaaaatcCACTTTTGCAGTACTGTTTACAATGAGTTATGCTGACATACAACAAATTATGTATTGTTAATAGTTCCCCCATATTCTGTCATCTGGTCTGCCCTTGGTTCTGGAATGAGTCACTAGCACTCAACCTGttatctgtgcttttttttggcAAACAGGTACTTTCAAAggtattttccctttctcatctTCTTAATGCTGTGATGATTGTGAGAATAACTGTGTGGGGGGTTTTATTATTCAAAAAATATGCTTATGTATTTCAGATGTAGTGAACATTGTTATAAATACCTTTCAGGTACGGGAGGCAAGTAGAAGAGACTGAAACAAACACCGAATTAAAAATGTTGCAGTAGTCAGTGCTGTATGGAGACAGCAAACTGCAGGAGATGAATTTGTGTAGGAGTTGCAAAGAGGAGGCTGGAAGTCAGTGAGTTCTGTGCATTGAAAGAGGAGGATGACAAGAGATCAGTAGAGAGTAAGAGTGCCAGCTGCCAGTTACAAGGCATTTGTAACCCAGGTATCAGAAACAGGGGGCATGGAGGGCTGGGTCAAAAAGGACTTGTGCTTtcagtgtgctgtgctgctACAAGCCCAGCATAGCAGGGAAAACTCTACAGGAAGGCATGACCCAATGGTTTTGTTCTCTTAACAGCagattttccattaaattttttttctttagtttctcCTCTTACAAGCTTTCCAAAATTTTTGAACATTCAAAGCAGAAGTATTTTTGGTTGGTCTGTATCTGGTGAAGTAGTTAAAGATATGTTTAGGTGTGTTGTGAAGTAGTAAAACTAGCCTGAACAAAGTAGCAGAGTTCGTAAGGCCTGAGACGCAATAAAAGGGATTGGCTGGATAACTAAATACATGttatcctcctcttccttctatGATTCAGTGTTT
This sequence is a window from Vidua chalybeata isolate OUT-0048 chromosome 2, bVidCha1 merged haplotype, whole genome shotgun sequence. Protein-coding genes within it:
- the RCBTB2 gene encoding RCC1 and BTB domain-containing protein 2 isoform X1, whose protein sequence is MEDEPPPHGVSAKALEATLLSALKMLDVGKWPIFSLCSPEEIKLIRQACVFGSAGNEVLYATENDEVFVLGMNCNGCLGTGDMQSTIVPRRLDSLCGKKIACLSYGSGPHVVLATEEGEVYAWGHNAYSQLGNGTTNHGFIPCRVSTNLVNKKVIEVACGSHHSMVLTSDGEVYTWGYNNSGQVGSGSTANQPIPQRVTSCLQNKIVINIACGQMCSMAVVENGEVYVWGYNGNGQLGLGSSSNQPTPCRIAALQGVRVQRVACGYAHTLVLTDEGQIYAWGANSYGQLGTGNKSNQSYPTTVIVDEDRVVEIAACHSAHTSAAKTQSGQVYMWGQCRGQSVTFPHLTHFACTDDVFACFATPAVMWRLLSVEPDDHLTVAQSLEKEFDNPETADLKFLVDGKHIHVHKVLLKIRCEHFRSILNNDDEIIEMSEFSYPVYRAFLEYLYTDNIRLPPEDAIGLLDLATLYRENRLKKLCQQTIKQGISEENAIALLSATVKYEAQDLEEFCFRFCINHLTAVTQTQGFADMDHDLLKNFISRASRVGAFRN